ccaaaaaccaattcTTCTCTGCTAGAGAAAAGTATCATGGAGTCATAGGATTaggttcaaataaaaaaaacaaaagttgtaACTTCAATCACAATTGAGTCTCAGAATATCTATTTTTAATCTTCCGTACTTTAAGACTGCCTCAAAATTTCGTTGTTCAGATCGTACATGCAAAGGATTTTCTGCCTGCTAATAATTCCATGTGATTGAGGTGTTTGGTGGATGTGTCCTATGTAATTtagttaaatatgatttttttttttttaatctgtggAAATATGTTTTTAGATGCGTGGTTGATATTAGTTTCATGCAAAATATGCTAATGATCTTATGATTGTGTCTGACTATATAATATGATTAGTATTTGAGAGTATATATGTGTCTAATTGTATTCTGTAAGTTAAAACTAAGGACTGTATATTGCCAATAATATGACCTAGACAAGAAGTTGGCCAGTGGCCACCATACACTACCCCATGCAGTTGGGCCAGACCTCCAGTTTCTCACAGTCGTAGATCGAAAGATCTCTCAAGCTGGTGGGGAGTAACCCTCCATCTGGGAAGGAAACAAAACTAGGGCAGTTACTTATCTCGATCTTATTGAGGTGGCAGAGTTTGTGTAGGCCCACCGGTAAGGATTTCAACTTTGCACAACTTGCGATTTGAAGATATTCAAGAGACGCATTGTTGGGTAAGTTGTTCGCTATTGACTCCATCTTCGGACAGTTGTATACAAAAAGGTATTTAAGAGCTGTAGGTAACTCGTTTTTTGATGATAAGGATGTGAACTCTATGCATGACATAATCTGAAGGCGTTTAAGCGTGGTAGGTAGGTCGCCACTTGATGATAAGCATTTTAGAGATGGACAGCCCCAATTATCCAAGTCCTCAtgaagagaagaagaattagaaaaaGCCTCTCCCTCATCTGCCAAAAACTGCAAATTCTCACAATCATCTATATATAgcgttttcaaattttgaggcAACTGACCTCTTGAAATCAACGTCAAAGAATTACATCTCGAAATGCTTGCCTTTTCCAAATATGTACAATTAGAGATTGACAAGGATTTCAAACCACTACAAGCCTCAATATTTAGTTTCCTTAAAGTAGATGTCAAGCTGATGTTGACAAGGCTTGAGCAATCTCTTATATCCAGCGTTATAAGGGATACGAATTCATCCTGCCACAAAGATGTTAGCTCCTTACAATTATCTATCTTTAGATTTTCCACCTTAGCTAACCCATGCATGAACTCCTCCGTCAAGCTTTTCACATATGGAATAGAAAGAATAATTGACTTTGGAAAGCATAACTCATCTGTACTTCTGCTCGCCACCCCTTTACATCCCTTAATTGCACTAATACCATTGCCCATATATATAGTAAACATGACATATGACCCTACAAAGAAAGGATGTTTTATCTCACGAGCCATATATATTATGAGAGAAGTCTAGTAAAACTGTATCATATATGGGATACTTTTTGCTATTTAACAGACTAGCCTATATGAGCCATTATAGATCAAGTGGTATTTATTTGAGTTCTCTATGCGAGAGATTTAATACCAAAACCAAGTGAATGAGAGGGTACACCCCCGGAACAACAGTACGTAAGGAGATTGATAGAATGGTGAGAGAGGTAGGTTTTTGTTAGACATGTATGCTGTTTCAATTAGGCCTTTGGTTTTTCAATTCTTCTAAACAAAAAGGCGGCATTTTAATGCACATACATATTAAAACGTCGTTGTTTAAcaataattgatttttctttctttttttaatcatatatatagacacatacATTATTGACAAGTTTGGTTATCGACCAAGCCCACGATTAAGTAATTGAATTGTCAACGTCGGCTCTATGATCGAGTTTGAACTGATCAGTGACAGCCAAAGTTGATCGGTTTCGGCCGCTTCTATACTTCTCACACTGGTGGGCACCTCTCCATCAATTTCAAGCGGTTTCCAATTCCGAGGTTGAGCTTCAAAAATTTGGGAATATCCTATCATCAACTTCTACTTCAATGGATAATCTACCAGCCCTGCTTATTTTCAGGTTAACCTtgctctatatattaatatatatatatatatatactaccaCATGGCTTAACCTTCCTTAGTCCGCATCTCAATGGGAAAATTATGTACTTCAATCCACAAAGGCATAATCTTAATAAGATAAGAGAATGCTTCGACTATATATCCAGTACAGCTCACTTCTTCTTAAGGTGGTAAGGTATATCAAGAAAAGTCCCCCAAACATTATATGCTGTGAAAGATATTTCAAATGGAATGTCGTCTAGATCTGCACCCTCTATCATAGTTCTCACATACACCTGTGTTATAGTAGTCATAAAACGCTCAGCAATTTCAGGTTTTTGAGTGAGCGCCCAAGATGGGTTAGCTGTTGTTTGAGTGAGCCTAAACTTAAAAGCCACTAAGTCTTGCATGTTAGAATCGATGTTCGGATTATgcatgagaaagagagagaagcgaaaagaaatagaaagtgGAAGAAAAATGAACATGGTTTGGCCTGACTGCTATGACTACATCCACAATAAAAAGCTGCATGAGAGGCTACATCTTTTAAGTTCTTAGTGTAACAATGAACTCAGATTATATATAGTAGCTAACCTTAGATTAACCTTAAGGTTTTAGTACTTACATTACAAATACGATAACTTACTTTGTTTGTTCTACGAGTACGAGCTTACAACGTGCTTGGGTCTCTTAGATCTTAATATTTCTAATATTCTTAAACTGAAGGGGTAAGCTTGAGTTTGGAATGGAAAACCATTACAAAGTTGGATCGAATTGGATGTACAGAAGATTGAGCTTGatatggaatggaatggaatttaCAAAATGGATGTGATCAGTGGTAGCAGAAAACAACATTTGGCCTTGGATGATGGATTCAGGACAACTGCCAACAATGATGGCATTGATAAATGTAACCGTTGTGAGTGCAGCGACGACAACAACAAGAATGATGATATCAATTGTGAACAACGTTGTGTTGGTAGCAAGTAATTGAAAATTGGTTCGACGGGGCACATCTAAATCTAACCCTTAGGCCTTAGAGATGCATAAGTTAGCAACCTTTGATGAAACTTGCATGGGTAATATTCTTGAGTATGGTTATAGCACATGGTGAAGTATTACGCtagtgcatatatatatatatggtatgtGGGCCTAAGTCTTGATGCATGGCATGTGTGAGTGCGGATGGTTGGCATACTCTTCTGATGATGCATGAGGGTGCATGAGGGGTTTTCTGGAGGAGCTTTTGATGGAATTATGAAAAGTTGCGTGAGATCTTTGTTTGATTTATGTGGTTGCTGGCTCGAAAAGAAACACAAAGGGTGTGGATACTATGTTAGAAAAACTGAGACATGGCTGTGATATACCATGTTAAAACTGTTCTTGGGATTATTCAACAGTTTTGCGCCCATTTCATGCATTATACAGGAAACGAAGACTATTTCTTACATGCATGCATGGCTGCAACCAATAAAATTCGAATGGCCTGTGGACATTGTCTAATTTGAAGTGGACCGTAGCAAATATATTCTCTTGCATTAGTAATCGGATTAAAGTAATTGCATTACTATGTTTCTGGCATAATTAGTAGTACAATTCTTGCTTAGCTGTTTAATTTTCTCACTATTCTTCTATGAACTTGTTACTACATTGCATCTTAGATAAGCTAAAGCTCATGAATTCTATTAGTCTTAACTATTAGTCTTAACTAGGATTATGTAACATATGCAGTAAAGAAAGCTGTGCCAAATTATATTTATCCTATGGCTTGGAGCATCAATGACGCCCACATATGATGAATTCGTTTATGTGTGTGCAAACTCTATAGTTTCCAGGtgatatatatgtgtatatatcaTGTCATCGTATTTATCACAATTaatgaatataaattaaattattgactACTTCATGTCTTCTTCCaagccttttgttttgttttgccttttttttcttttcttttttttttttttgaaggggggAGGGGGCATCGACTTTTCATTCAGCTGCAACCAAAAAACTATATTTGTTGAGTATTTGTTTTGAGGTAGTTAATGAAACTTTACAGGTAAGAGAAGAAATAATTCCTATTTGAGACCAAGATAGAATTTATATATGAGCTCATACGTGAGAAATCTATTCTTGATCTTTGATTTATATTGATGAAGTAAATTCATTTAGATACATCTAATTGCATGCAACTGAAAAACTATAGCGAGTGTACATTTGTGTTTACAACTGCAATAATGCTACATACAAAAAAAGTTCATAACTCATTTAAATGTCATATTGTGATTAGTACTACAttgaaaaatactaaagttacaaaaaattacacaatttttacTACAACTCTCACCACGTGACAAGTTATGAAAaaagttgtataattttttgaaaccctagcatTGTTCATGCTACATCACTTTCACATGAGACCAATTAGTGACTAGGAGTGAgtttgggtcgggtcgggttggattTATTGTGACCCGAAACCTGACTCGATATTAATTGGGTTTGGCTAtctgaaacccgacccgaactgAAAAAACGAGTCTATAATCGGGTCGGTTTTCCGGGTCTCGGGTTGgactcctctttttttttttaacgaggCAAAATATCTGTATGCCTCAATTTGAGCCATACTGTCTCAGCCTCCAcagatcaaataaaataaataaataaaaaagaaagagaaccccaataaacaaaacaaaaagaaaactccTGCAAGCCAAACCCACATACCTTCCTTCCAAGCCATCCAAAGCACCCATTTCACTTCACAACTCAATAGTGCACAAGCAAAAATACAAGCAGTATAACCCAAGAAACACTCAATTCCTCTCTTTTCACACAAACAAACTCCAATTTCATTCCAAACCCACAACTCAAATAAACCCCAAAACTCCAATTCCATTCCGTGCTTCGCCGTATGCGCGATTTCTACATGGAGATCTCTTTCCACTTCGAGAGCTCCATTATTCCCTTCATCGGAAAAATCGTTCCCTCTGACACATAAAGATCTGGAAACGTGACGGTAATCTCCAAGCTGATACTTCCTTGGCCGGCTTCGACGGCCTGAAAATCCAACGCGCCGATCAGAGCTTCCTCTTCCTAGGCGACGGCGACCAGAGCCACGACATTCCCTCCGAAACTCTCCTAGTCCTCAACCCACAACGATTCTGACGGGTACTCACTCCTTGACTCAGCCAAAGAGAGAACAACaaatagtagggtttttttccaaaaaaaaataattgggtTCAAGTAGTATATTTATAGGACTCGATACCGACCCAAcaccgacccgaacccgaaaaTAGCCGAGATTTAGGCCCAAAACCTGACCCGAATATTTTCAAACCCGCCCAAAACATGtcaggtcgggtcgggttttcGGGTGGGCCGGGTCCCTTGCTTAGTCCTAATAGTGACATCACTTATACTATAAACTAATCACAATTTACCATCTCAAcagttgtgaaatttgttgtgtatcTTAAAGTTATAATTATAACAATGCATGCTTCTAATAGAAAACTATCATTTATTAACAAAAGAGTGGACATCCACAGCAAATTGATTCGTTTAACTCTTTGTTAAGGGGCAAAAGTGGACAAAAGCAAACAAGAATGAACATTTCATTTGCCAACCAAtactttttttgcttttttataaTCATTTGCAAACTAATACATAAGACATTGACACTAAAGATCTATAATTTCTAACAATCATGTAGTCTAAGTTTTTCTTAAAACACAATTAtgaaaaacacaagaaaaaaaaaaagaaaagaaaagaaaaagatatcaCAATAACATCACACACATAAAATGATAATCAAAATGATATAGTTTTGGAGCCCCTGATGATCATGCTAGGTGATTATGTTTAACTCACTTTGTTCATCACACGAAGTATGTCTTGTAGATCTGATCACACTACAAAACACGCGGGTCAGCTTCCCAGATGGCAGCATGGTTGAAGGTCGGCgcggaagaagaagaagaaatgagagGATTAAAAGTaggctgttgttgttgttgattcACAAACATATTGTCATCAATCAAAGAATCCAGAAATGAAGAGAAGGTATCCTCATTGCAGTTTTCAATATAATCTTCTTCATTTCCTTGTACATAGCCACCTTGCAATCCCATGGTCATTGCACCACCAGAATTATGCCAATTCTGAGTGTTACTAATATCATTCACCACCAGATTTTGATATTGACCCAGTTGGTCATTTGCATCACTTATTTGAATACCACTGACTAGAGGGCTTCCACCAGTTTCTTCTAATAAGCCGGGAGACAAATTAGAtttagggtttgggtttgaaattGATGCAGCATGATCATGAGCTATTATTACTTCTGGGGAATTattagggttagggttgagTACTAGTGGCTTGTGGGTTCTTGGATCTATTCCTTGGCTGATTAGCTTCTTGCTAAGATGGGTGTTCCAATAGTTTTTTATCTCATTGTCAGTTCGTCCTGGAATTCTTCCAGCTATCAAAGACcacctgagagagagagagaaagaacaacAAATTGGCACAAAAACCTCAAGCTCAagctcaaaactcaaaaacccaAATGGATAAAgtgataataaataaaaagtactaGGTAATTTGGTTGGAGAAGAAAACCCTGAAAGTTAAATGATTGAAGGAGTAAATATGATGTATGATTAATTAGTGGTATTAATTACCTGTTACCAAGTAAGCGGTGAAGGCGAAGAATGAGATCTTCCTCATCAGGAGCAATACGTCCTCTCTTAACAGAAGGACGGAGATAATTCATCCACCGAAGGCGGCAGCTCTTGCCACAGCGGAGCAATCCGGCACGTTTTGGTAGAGTGCGCCACCGTCCTTCACCTTCTCTTTTGATGTAATTTGATAAAATCTCATCTTCCTCAGGAGTCCATGGCCCTCTTTTTATCCCCACTTTGCTACAACATGGTGTCTTGCTCGTCGACCCTCCTCCCGATGATGGGTTCCTCATGATgttaatatctctctctctctctctctctctctctctctcagctaGCTTATTGGATTGGTTACTACTGTAGCTACCTAGAGTAGATCTTTCTTTGCTGGGTAATGGATAATGAGAATTTTAGTTTAGGGTTTGATTCAAATATGGTGTTTTATAGGCACACGTATCGATGAAGAAAGCAGACTCAAAATGGAAAGAgagcaaagaaacaaacaaaataaaaagcaaaaaaagttAAACACCCAATCAAATTGCAACACCTGGATATAAGCTGCTTTCCAGTTTCCTCCTTTGATTGCATGGGCGGCCCATTCCTACTTCCTCATTCTCTTTTAGTCAGctatcctttcttttttaacatttaGTCAGCTATCCTATTCCTATATCAGAGGCCTTTCTTATACCTTATCCGTATGTATTCAACGTGTCATTATTAttagtatattattttttttttttggaaaatttgaagttaaaaagaaataaagaatgaataattCTAGAGATAACTGTGTCTAATTCTATAATTTGTTGAGTCGTGTAATTGTAAGTAGTTGATATTTTATGTCTAATATAACCTAGTTATCATTTTAGATATACAagtcaataaattataaaattagatgTGACAATAATTGTGTTAATAAACCAACCGataagaaataaatgaaaacgGGTGGCATTGGAATATTTTGGCAAATCCGCCACCTTCACTGGGAGGAACGTACAAAACTTCAACGTTAACCCAGTTTGACCAGTAGTGGTCTCTACCTCTCTAAAGCGTTGGAGAACAATTTTGGTGCACATCTTTGTGCCAAGCGGGCGGCTAGGGTTGCTTGCTTacttcttttcatttatttatgta
The sequence above is drawn from the Quercus robur chromosome 7, dhQueRobu3.1, whole genome shotgun sequence genome and encodes:
- the LOC126693515 gene encoding transcription repressor MYB5-like; the protein is MRNPSSGGGSTSKTPCCSKVGIKRGPWTPEEDEILSNYIKREGEGRWRTLPKRAGLLRCGKSCRLRWMNYLRPSVKRGRIAPDEEDLILRLHRLLGNRWSLIAGRIPGRTDNEIKNYWNTHLSKKLISQGIDPRTHKPLVLNPNPNNSPEVIIAHDHAASISNPNPKSNLSPGLLEETGGSPLVSGIQISDANDQLGQYQNLVVNDISNTQNWHNSGGAMTMGLQGGYVQGNEEDYIENCNEDTFSSFLDSLIDDNMFVNQQQQQPTFNPLISSSSSAPTFNHAAIWEADPRVL